In the genome of bacterium, the window GAATGCCGTATGGCGCCACCCACGAGGGGTGGCGCTACACTTGGGTGACCGTAAGCGACTTCTTCGACAGGCTGCTAACCGCATCATAGGGACTTCGCGTAGATTACCTTCGCGTCTCCAGGTGCGTAAAAGTCCGGCAAGACAGCCACCCGAATGTAACCCATACGTTCGTAAAACGCCCTCGTCGGAACATATGCATCCCGGCCGGAAGTATCAGCGTAGACCCGCGTTCCACCGCTCTCCGCAATCCGCCTCTCGGCATCTTCCAGAAGTTGCTTGCCGATTCCCCTGTGCTGTTGGGAAGGATGAACGGCAATCCAATACAGATCGTAACTCGACACCGTGCAGGGGGTGGGTCCGAAACACGCATAGCCGATGACATCTCCCTCAGACTCCGCCACCGCGAACCGATAGCCGGAGATTGCTCCCTGCTTGAGAAACTCGCCGACCAGTTCGGCCGCGATCTCGATTTCTGCGTAGCTGAACATTCCGGTCTCTTCAACAAGCGTGCGAATCGCCGGGAGGTCGGAGTTCTTGAGGTGCGGCCGCAGTACGACTGCTGGACCCGCTTGGGTCGTTTTAGGGGTGTTCACAGTTCCGCCCTCTCTTTCGGCGTCGGTTTCCTAGCAGCGCGTGGCAAGCTCATCGCAAAATGCCCCTCCGTCAATCCAATGAAGAACGAACGCGCGTTTACGCCAAGGGTTCGCGTGCGGTATCCCCCTTCCTGCACAACGAGCGTCGGCAAATGTAATTGCCCGATCAGTCGTCCGTTTTCCTCAAAATCACGCGCGACTAGCGTCCAGGTCCCAGTCGGGTCACCCTTGGCCGTATCGAGTCCCAATGCGACCACGAGAAACCGCGGCTCGAAGCAGCGGACCTTGGAGAGTGCCTGCTTCAGGGTCGAGCGGAAGCGCTCGCCGTCAACGGCTTCCGGCAAAGGGAAATTGACGTTGAATCCTTCGGCGCTCCCACTGCCTCGGTCATTCTTGAATCCGCTGAAATACGGGTACGCGAAGCTCGGCTGCCCATGAATGGAGACCGTCAGCACGTCACAGCGATCGTAGAAGATGTCTTCTTGTCCGTTGCCGTGGTGATAGTCAATGTCGAGAATCGCCACGCGCCCATGGTGGGTCAGGAAGTGCGCCGCAATCGCGGCATTGCTAAAATAACAGAAACCGCCGAACGATCGGCGTTCGGCATGGTGGCCCGGGGGCCGCACGAGGGCATACGCCAGTCGCTCTCCTTTGAAAAGCTCCTCCGCCGCCGTGAGGGTGCAGTCGACTCCTCGCTTTGCCGCAGGAAAAACATTTCGATTCAGCGGGGTGAAGGTATCGATGCAGTAATAGCCGGCACGTACAGAGAGCTCCCTTGGCGGACGAGCCTGATTACGGATAGGGAAAACATACGGGTAAACGGACTTTCCTGCCGGAATCGACTGGCACGCGCGTTTGAGATAGTCGATGAACCCGTGGTCATGAACGGCACGGATGTGTCGCTCCCCAAAGTCCCGCGGCGCAACGGTTCGGAACAGCCCGGTCTTTTCGAGTTCGCTTTGAATTGCCGCGATGCGAACCGGCGCCTCTACGTAACCGCGCTCATGGACATGGTGGATGTCGTGCTTATCGTTTATGACGAGGGCGACGCAGACGCGTACGGCGCTCGCCCTCGTGCTGGGCACCTTGGTGCCGTCATCAGGTTTATGGTAGCGAAACTCTCTGACCCGGATGGGATCATCGCGAAAGGAATCGACGACCTTCGAAATGTAAACGGGCGGACAAATGTCCGCGTACTTGCGCTCCAGTATGGCCCGAACCACCTGACGCGCATTACTTCTTGCGAGCGGGTGCCCGCGGTCCAGGTCGTCGTACATCAGATAGGGCATATCAAGCTGCCCAGGACTGATCGGAGCGTGATAGGCATTTCCAGTCAGCGGACGCGCCCCGAACCGCTCGTAGAATCGAAGTCTCGCAATGTTCTGCTTGAGAGTAGATCGGTCCGCTACGCCTTCCGGATCATCCGGAGGACATTCGAAGAACAGACCGATGGCATCACTGGCCGCAGCTTCTTCGCGCACCCGGGCGTACAACGTCCCTCCGACACCACCGCCCGTACCTCGCAGAGTCGCAGCGATGTAATCGAGAAACCAGAAGCGGATTCCGGGATCGTGCAAGACCAGGGCGAACCCGCGCACGTTGCCGTTTACATCGTCGGAAACGTAGAGGGACGAGCGGAATTTGTGCTTTAACGGATTCCGCAGCTTCTCCGGCAAAGCGTCGACCTCGTCGGCATTGATGTCGGGGAACTGATCCCGCAGCATCTGCTGGACCTGGGAAATCTCACGGGCGTCAATGGGAAGCAGGTCGTCGAATACCCGGCGAATCCTAAGCATGAAACGCCGCTCGCTTTCGTGCATATGGCGTCATGGCTGCGGCAATGATCCGTTCAATAACCTCTTCAGTTGTCAGGCCGCGATGTTGGGCGGCGGCCATGAAGCCCGCATCCATCGAGAGACACGGATTCACGTTGACTTCCAGAACCCAGGGCTGGCCAGATTCGTCGACGCGAAAGTCCACCCTGGCGTATCCTTGCAAACCGCAAAGGTGCCAGCACTTTACCGCCAGCACTCGAAGATGCTCGAGGACGCCGTCGTCGGAGCCTTCAAAGTCGAACCGCCGAGGGGTCGCGCCGTATTCAAAGGAGCCTTCCCTCCATTTCGCAGCGTAGCCCACGATGCGTGGCTTGTCCGTGGGATAATCGACGAACTCAATCTCGGCCACGGGGAGCACTTCTACATCGTCGCCCTTGGCCAGGAGCGACAGATTAAACTCGCGACCCTCCACAAACTGCTCGGCGAACGCCTCTCCGCAGCGCAGCGAGGCCGCTTGAAGCGCCGTATCGAGTTCCTCATGCCGCGAGATTTGCACGACGGCGCTATCCTCGATGCCCACAGACGCGTCCTCCCATACCGGCTTGACGATGCAGGCGCACGGAGGTTTGACGTCCAACAGCGCGGGCGTTTGTGGGTAGTGCCAGGCCGGCGTCGGAACTCCGTGCGGATGCAGCCAGGCCTTTGTGAGCGGCTTGTTCGTGGTCAGAAGGGATGCGATGCTTCCGCCACCCGTGAATGGAATCCGCCAGGCTTCGAGCATTGCCGGAACAACATGGATCAATCGGCCATGTCCCGCCAACGACTCGATAAGGTTGAATACGACGTCGGGCCTCGACTGCAGGAGCCTGGTTGACAGCTCTTTGAGATCGAGACCCACGTCTGCCGTGGTGACCTGGTGACCCAGCTCACGCAGTACGTCTCCCACGAGCGCCGCCTGATGAAGTGCGTCTACTTCATCAGGCCGGCTGTTCTCCGTGACCGCGTCGTGTAAGATAGCGATTTTCACGCTGATAAGACCGGTGCAACCGACACCCGAATGTCACCGCGGAACTGGTTGAGAATTCGCTGCCGCGCGGAAGTTACAATGCGATCAATGAGCTCGACGTAGGTCATTCCGGCGGCCGTGCACAGAATCGGCAAGTCCGAATGCGTGGGGTGCAACCCCGGCAACGGGTTTACTTCAAGGATAAAAAGGTTCCCATGTTCATCGCCGCGCAGGTCGACGCGACCACCGTCGCGGCAGCCCAACGCCCGCCACGCCGCAAGCGCCATCGCTTCCGCGTCACCACTAATGGATCGTGGCGCGAGAGCGTATTGGCACAGATCTTCGCATTGCTCTTTGTTGACGTAAGTGCAGGAATGGTCTTCGGCCCCTTTCCGCAATTTGATTCCCAGTGTTCCGATGGCAGAAGCCGCCCTTCCCGTGCCGGTGATTCCCACCGTGAACTCGCCGCCCGGAAGGAACGGTTCCACCAACGCCGGTTGCTCGAACTCCGCCCAGATGCGCTCACATGCCTGCCGAAGCTCGGCCTGACTCGTGACCCGGGAAGTGCTGTCGATTCCTTTGGACGTTCCTTCCGCGACCGGCTTCACAAAAAGCGGAAAAGGCAAATCGACTTGGTCAGGGCCGTCGGGCCCGGACACCTCGCAGAACGAGGTGGTTGGGATTTTGTGGTCTCGCAAGATCCGCTTCGTAAGTGCTTTATGCAGCGTTATCGATGACGTCAGAGGATCGGAGAACGTGTAGGGGATTTGGAACGCCTCAAGAATCCCCGGCACTTGGGCCTCGCGTCCGAAACCGCGCAAACCCTCGGCGATATTGAAGACGAGGTCCCAGCGATCCCCCAACGCCAAGCGGCTGACGAGTTGCCGGGCATGGCCGATGCGGTCCGTGTCATGCCCCAAAACCCGCAGCGCGTCGTCCAGCGCCTCGATCGTTTCCGTGCGATCGAATTCGGCGGTTTCCTCTTCGCCATATCCTTCCGCCAAATAGGCCGCACGCAGATCGTAGGTCATTCCTACTTTCATGATGCCTCTTCCCCATACCTTTCGAGAATCACCGGCCTGTTCGTCCGGCGGATCACCGAGGTGGATCGTAGTATCGAAACTCCTTCCCTTCGTAGTTTCTGAATACGGCGTAATCACCGTCTCGCCGGATAAGCGTCCCGGGAGAGACCGGGATCTTCCCACCGCCGCCCGGTGCATCCAAGACAAAGGTGGGAACCGCGTATCCGGTTATGAAGCCCCGGAGTCCGGCGATGATCTCTAGGCCCTTCTCGATGGGGGTCCGCAGATGGGCCGACCCGGAAATCGGGTCGCACTGGTAGATGTAGTACGGTCGCACTCTTATCCTCAACAACCCGAGCACCAGTTGCTTCATCGTCTCCACATCATCGTTTACACCCCGTGCCAGCACGATCTGCGCCCCAAGCGGTATGCCGGCGTCCGCCAGCCGCCCGCAAGCCTCGGCCACC includes:
- a CDS encoding GNAT family N-acetyltransferase; this translates as MNTPKTTQAGPAVVLRPHLKNSDLPAIRTLVEETGMFSYAEIEIAAELVGEFLKQGAISGYRFAVAESEGDVIGYACFGPTPCTVSSYDLYWIAVHPSQQHRGIGKQLLEDAERRIAESGGTRVYADTSGRDAYVPTRAFYERMGYIRVAVLPDFYAPGDAKVIYAKSL
- a CDS encoding histone deacetylase family protein; the encoded protein is MLRIRRVFDDLLPIDAREISQVQQMLRDQFPDINADEVDALPEKLRNPLKHKFRSSLYVSDDVNGNVRGFALVLHDPGIRFWFLDYIAATLRGTGGGVGGTLYARVREEAAASDAIGLFFECPPDDPEGVADRSTLKQNIARLRFYERFGARPLTGNAYHAPISPGQLDMPYLMYDDLDRGHPLARSNARQVVRAILERKYADICPPVYISKVVDSFRDDPIRVREFRYHKPDDGTKVPSTRASAVRVCVALVINDKHDIHHVHERGYVEAPVRIAAIQSELEKTGLFRTVAPRDFGERHIRAVHDHGFIDYLKRACQSIPAGKSVYPYVFPIRNQARPPRELSVRAGYYCIDTFTPLNRNVFPAAKRGVDCTLTAAEELFKGERLAYALVRPPGHHAERRSFGGFCYFSNAAIAAHFLTHHGRVAILDIDYHHGNGQEDIFYDRCDVLTVSIHGQPSFAYPYFSGFKNDRGSGSAEGFNVNFPLPEAVDGERFRSTLKQALSKVRCFEPRFLVVALGLDTAKGDPTGTWTLVARDFEENGRLIGQLHLPTLVVQEGGYRTRTLGVNARSFFIGLTEGHFAMSLPRAARKPTPKERAEL
- a CDS encoding ATP-grasp domain-containing protein, producing MKIAILHDAVTENSRPDEVDALHQAALVGDVLRELGHQVTTADVGLDLKELSTRLLQSRPDVVFNLIESLAGHGRLIHVVPAMLEAWRIPFTGGGSIASLLTTNKPLTKAWLHPHGVPTPAWHYPQTPALLDVKPPCACIVKPVWEDASVGIEDSAVVQISRHEELDTALQAASLRCGEAFAEQFVEGREFNLSLLAKGDDVEVLPVAEIEFVDYPTDKPRIVGYAAKWREGSFEYGATPRRFDFEGSDDGVLEHLRVLAVKCWHLCGLQGYARVDFRVDESGQPWVLEVNVNPCLSMDAGFMAAAQHRGLTTEEVIERIIAAAMTPYARKRAAFHA
- a CDS encoding D-alanine--D-alanine ligase — translated: MKVGMTYDLRAAYLAEGYGEEETAEFDRTETIEALDDALRVLGHDTDRIGHARQLVSRLALGDRWDLVFNIAEGLRGFGREAQVPGILEAFQIPYTFSDPLTSSITLHKALTKRILRDHKIPTTSFCEVSGPDGPDQVDLPFPLFVKPVAEGTSKGIDSTSRVTSQAELRQACERIWAEFEQPALVEPFLPGGEFTVGITGTGRAASAIGTLGIKLRKGAEDHSCTYVNKEQCEDLCQYALAPRSISGDAEAMALAAWRALGCRDGGRVDLRGDEHGNLFILEVNPLPGLHPTHSDLPILCTAAGMTYVELIDRIVTSARQRILNQFRGDIRVSVAPVLSA